The following proteins are encoded in a genomic region of Saccharopolyspora antimicrobica:
- a CDS encoding heavy-metal-associated domain-containing protein, with translation MTESTFTVVGMTCGHCVQSVTEEVSQISGVSEVAVDLPTGAVTVSSTAAISTDEVRAAVEEAGYQLAGS, from the coding sequence ATGACCGAGTCCACCTTCACCGTCGTCGGCATGACCTGCGGGCACTGCGTCCAGTCGGTGACCGAGGAGGTCAGCCAGATCTCCGGTGTCTCCGAGGTCGCCGTCGACCTGCCCACCGGAGCGGTGACCGTCTCCAGCACCGCAGCGATCAGCACCGACGAGGTGCGTGCCGCCGTCGAGGAGGCCGGCTACCAGCTGGCCGGCAGTTGA
- a CDS encoding phytoene desaturase family protein, with the protein MSRQSVIIVGGGLGGLSTGCYAQMNGYRSRIFEMHEIPGGCCTAWDKGSFTFDCCVSWLLGNGPGNEMHQIWLELGALQGKEMRHFDVFNIVRARDGRAVYFYSDPDRLQAHLLEISPADARLIRDFCNGLRRFRKLLSVYPFLKPVGLMSTFERWRMLASFAPYFNLIRKSIGTLMTDYSARFRDPLLREAFNFILYEKHAAFPVLPFYFQLAAHANGSAGVPEGGSLGLAESIERRYRGLGGEIDYNAKVEEVLVEDDRAVGVRLSDGREFRADIVVSACDGHTTTMKLLGGRYLTDTHRELYTSTIDEPGNIFPGYFALFLGLDRPFPDGEPCTTHLLEEEVAAQLTGIRHPSINVQFRSSHYPELAPAGKTIVYATYFCDIAPWRELATGPEQATRIRKGEPRHTLSVRRGVDYYAAKRRVKDAIVDFLDGRYPGLKDSVVVRDISTPLTQVRYTGNYNGTVLGWQPFVDGGETMEKVIKKHGPRLPGLQNFYLSGVWATTGGLIRAAAAGRQVMQFVCRDDGKEFTASIDDSAPEPTHLVIPVGSGSARTGDLHQSEALM; encoded by the coding sequence ATGTCGCGGCAGAGCGTGATCATCGTCGGTGGCGGGCTGGGCGGCCTGTCTACCGGCTGCTACGCCCAGATGAACGGCTACCGCAGCCGGATCTTCGAGATGCACGAGATCCCCGGCGGCTGCTGCACCGCCTGGGACAAGGGCAGCTTCACCTTCGACTGCTGCGTGAGCTGGCTGCTCGGCAACGGCCCCGGAAACGAGATGCACCAGATCTGGCTGGAGCTCGGTGCCCTGCAGGGCAAGGAGATGCGCCACTTCGACGTGTTCAACATCGTGCGCGCCCGGGACGGCCGGGCGGTGTACTTCTACTCCGACCCGGACCGGCTGCAAGCGCACCTGCTGGAGATCTCACCGGCCGACGCCCGGCTGATCCGGGACTTCTGCAACGGGCTGCGCCGGTTCCGCAAGCTGCTGTCGGTGTACCCGTTCCTCAAGCCGGTCGGCCTGATGAGCACCTTCGAGCGCTGGCGGATGCTGGCCTCGTTCGCGCCGTACTTCAACCTCATCCGCAAGTCGATCGGCACGCTGATGACGGACTACTCGGCAAGGTTCCGCGATCCGCTGCTGCGCGAGGCGTTCAACTTCATCCTCTACGAGAAGCACGCGGCGTTCCCGGTGCTGCCGTTCTACTTCCAGCTCGCCGCGCACGCCAACGGCTCAGCCGGGGTCCCGGAGGGCGGCTCGCTCGGCCTGGCCGAGTCGATCGAGCGCCGCTACCGCGGGCTCGGCGGCGAGATCGACTACAACGCGAAGGTCGAGGAGGTGCTGGTGGAGGACGACCGCGCGGTCGGTGTGCGGCTCAGCGACGGGCGCGAGTTCCGCGCCGACATCGTGGTGTCGGCCTGCGACGGGCACACCACGACGATGAAGCTGCTCGGCGGCCGCTACCTCACCGACACCCACCGCGAGCTCTACACCAGCACGATCGACGAGCCCGGCAACATCTTCCCCGGGTACTTCGCGCTGTTCCTCGGGCTGGACCGGCCCTTCCCCGACGGCGAACCGTGCACCACGCACCTGCTGGAGGAGGAGGTGGCCGCGCAGCTGACCGGCATCCGCCACCCCAGCATCAACGTCCAGTTCCGCAGCTCGCACTACCCGGAGCTGGCGCCTGCGGGCAAGACCATCGTCTACGCCACCTACTTCTGCGACATCGCGCCGTGGCGCGAGCTGGCCACCGGGCCGGAACAGGCGACCCGGATCCGCAAGGGCGAGCCCCGGCACACCCTCTCGGTTCGGCGCGGCGTCGACTACTACGCGGCGAAGCGCCGGGTCAAGGACGCCATCGTGGACTTCCTCGACGGCCGCTACCCGGGGCTGAAGGACTCCGTCGTCGTCCGGGACATCTCCACGCCGCTGACCCAGGTCCGCTACACCGGGAACTACAACGGCACGGTGCTGGGCTGGCAGCCGTTCGTCGACGGCGGCGAGACGATGGAGAAGGTGATCAAGAAGCACGGGCCGCGGCTGCCGGGCCTGCAGAACTTCTACCTCTCCGGGGTGTGGGCGACCACGGGCGGGCTGATCCGGGCCGCCGCGGCGGGCCGGCAGGTGATGCAGTTCGTCTGCCGCGACGACGGCAAGGAGTTCACCGCCAGCATCGACGACAGCGCCCCGGAGCCGACCCACCTGGTGATCCCGGTGGGTTCGGGATCAGCCCGGACCGGTGATCTCCACCAGAGCGAAGCACTGATGTGA
- a CDS encoding heavy metal translocating P-type ATPase, which translates to MTTQERTPQSTGEVELAISGMTCASCAARIERKLNKLDGVVATVNYATEKAKVSIPDGVDPQQLVEAVEAAGYSATLPKTEREGSADQPESGEADDPTRSLRQRLVVSAVLSVPVIAMAMVPALQFTYWQWISLVLAAPVLVWGALPFHKAAWTNLRHATATMDTLVSMGTIAAFLWSLYALLFGTAGVPGMTHPFELTIQRMSGDGSIYLEVAAGVTTFILAGRYFEARSKRRAGAALRALLELGAKDVAVLRDGREVRIPTAELAVDDRFVVRPGEKIATDGVVEEGNSAVDASMLTGESVPVEVGPGATVVGATVNAGGRLVVRATRVGSDTQLAQMAKLVEDAQTGKAEIQRLADRVSAVFVPIVIALAVGTLAFWLGSGGGAAAAFTAAVAVLIIACPCALGLATPTALLVGTGRGAQLGILIKGPEVLESTRRIDTVVLDKTGTVTTGQMELIDVHTTDDTDRDEVLRIAGALENASEHPIAQAIARGAQQRIGELPAVEGFTNVEGLGVQGIVDGHAVIAGRTALLEQWSQHLTPELAEAKAAAEQQGKTAIAVAWDGQARAVLVVADTIKPTSAEAITQLRALGLTPILLTGDNTAVARSVAAEVGITEVIAEVLPKDKADIITRLQNDGKAVAMIGDGVNDAAALAQADLGLAMGTGTDVAIEASDITLVRGDLRTAADAIRLSRHTLRTIKGNLFWAFAYNIAALPLAATGLLNPMIAGAAMAFSSVFVVTNSLRLRTFRTTAATS; encoded by the coding sequence ATGACCACCCAGGAGCGAACACCGCAGAGCACCGGCGAGGTGGAACTCGCCATCTCCGGGATGACCTGCGCTTCGTGCGCGGCGCGGATCGAGCGGAAGCTGAACAAGCTCGACGGTGTCGTGGCGACGGTGAACTACGCGACCGAGAAGGCTAAGGTCAGCATCCCGGACGGAGTCGACCCGCAGCAGCTGGTCGAGGCCGTCGAGGCCGCTGGCTACAGCGCAACGCTGCCCAAGACCGAGCGGGAGGGCTCGGCCGACCAGCCGGAGTCCGGAGAAGCCGACGATCCGACGCGTTCGCTGCGGCAGCGGCTGGTGGTCTCGGCGGTGCTGTCGGTGCCGGTGATCGCGATGGCGATGGTCCCGGCGCTGCAGTTCACCTACTGGCAGTGGATCTCGCTGGTCCTCGCCGCCCCTGTGCTGGTGTGGGGCGCGCTGCCGTTCCACAAGGCCGCCTGGACGAACCTGCGCCACGCAACGGCCACGATGGACACGTTGGTGTCGATGGGCACCATCGCGGCGTTCCTGTGGTCGTTGTACGCGCTGCTGTTCGGAACCGCCGGAGTGCCCGGCATGACGCACCCGTTCGAGCTGACCATCCAGCGGATGAGCGGTGACGGCTCGATCTACCTCGAAGTCGCCGCCGGCGTGACCACCTTCATCCTCGCCGGGCGCTACTTCGAAGCGCGCTCCAAGCGCCGTGCCGGTGCCGCCCTGCGAGCACTGCTGGAACTCGGCGCCAAGGACGTCGCGGTCCTGCGCGACGGCCGCGAGGTGCGCATCCCCACCGCTGAACTCGCCGTCGACGACCGGTTCGTCGTCCGGCCCGGAGAGAAGATCGCCACCGACGGAGTGGTCGAGGAAGGCAACTCGGCGGTCGACGCGAGCATGCTCACCGGCGAATCCGTGCCCGTCGAGGTCGGACCCGGCGCCACCGTCGTGGGCGCCACCGTCAACGCGGGCGGGCGGCTCGTCGTGCGGGCCACCCGGGTCGGCTCGGACACCCAGCTGGCGCAGATGGCCAAGCTGGTCGAGGACGCCCAGACCGGCAAGGCCGAGATCCAGCGCCTCGCCGACCGGGTCTCCGCGGTGTTCGTGCCCATCGTGATCGCGCTCGCGGTCGGAACCCTGGCCTTCTGGCTCGGCAGCGGCGGTGGGGCCGCGGCGGCGTTCACCGCTGCGGTGGCGGTGCTGATCATCGCCTGCCCGTGCGCGCTCGGGCTGGCCACGCCCACCGCGCTGCTGGTGGGCACCGGTCGCGGCGCGCAGCTGGGCATTCTGATCAAGGGACCCGAAGTCCTGGAGTCCACCCGCCGCATCGACACCGTCGTGCTGGACAAGACCGGCACCGTCACCACCGGCCAGATGGAACTCATCGACGTTCACACCACCGACGACACCGACCGCGACGAGGTCCTGCGCATCGCCGGTGCGCTGGAGAACGCCTCCGAGCACCCGATCGCCCAGGCCATCGCCCGCGGCGCCCAGCAGCGCATCGGTGAGCTGCCCGCCGTCGAAGGCTTCACCAACGTCGAAGGACTCGGCGTTCAGGGCATCGTCGACGGCCACGCCGTGATCGCCGGCCGGACCGCCCTGCTGGAGCAGTGGAGCCAGCACCTCACCCCCGAACTGGCCGAAGCGAAGGCCGCGGCCGAGCAGCAGGGCAAGACCGCCATCGCCGTGGCGTGGGACGGGCAGGCGCGGGCGGTGCTGGTGGTGGCCGACACCATCAAACCCACCTCCGCCGAAGCCATCACCCAACTCCGCGCACTCGGACTCACCCCGATCCTGCTCACCGGCGACAACACCGCCGTCGCCCGCTCCGTAGCCGCCGAAGTCGGCATCACCGAAGTCATCGCCGAAGTCCTGCCCAAGGACAAAGCCGACATCATCACCCGCCTGCAGAACGACGGCAAAGCCGTCGCCATGATCGGCGACGGCGTCAACGACGCCGCCGCCCTCGCCCAAGCCGACCTCGGCCTGGCCATGGGCACCGGCACCGACGTCGCCATCGAAGCCAGCGACATCACCCTCGTCCGCGGCGACCTGCGCACCGCAGCAGACGCCATCCGACTCTCCCGCCACACCCTCCGCACCATCAAAGGCAACCTCTTCTGGGCCTTCGCCTACAACATCGCCGCCCTCCCACTCGCCGCCACCGGACTCCTCAACCCCATGATCGCCGGAGCAGCCATGGCCTTCAGCAGCGTCTTCGTCGTCACCAACAGCCTCCGACTCCGCACCTTCCGCACCACCGCGGCAACCTCCTGA
- a CDS encoding Fur family transcriptional regulator — MPTTADLEHLLREAELRVTRPRVAVLSAVHAHPHADTESIIGAVREVLPKVSHQAVYDVLRALTAAGLLRRIQPMGSLARYEARVGDNHHHLACRSCGVVADVDCAVGAAPCLTASDARGFTIDEAEVIYWGLCPDCAADPATA, encoded by the coding sequence GTGCCGACGACAGCCGACCTCGAGCACCTGCTGCGCGAGGCAGAACTGCGCGTGACCCGACCGCGGGTCGCCGTGCTGTCGGCGGTGCACGCCCACCCGCACGCGGACACCGAGTCGATCATCGGCGCGGTGCGGGAGGTGCTCCCGAAGGTGTCCCACCAGGCCGTCTACGACGTGCTGCGGGCGCTGACCGCCGCCGGCCTGCTGCGCCGCATCCAGCCGATGGGTTCGCTGGCCCGCTACGAGGCGCGGGTGGGGGACAACCACCACCACCTCGCGTGCCGGTCCTGCGGAGTGGTCGCCGACGTCGACTGCGCCGTGGGCGCCGCGCCCTGCCTGACCGCTTCCGATGCCCGGGGCTTCACGATCGACGAAGCCGAGGTCATCTACTGGGGCCTGTGCCCGGACTGCGCTGCCGACCCGGCCACCGCATAG
- a CDS encoding cytochrome P450, giving the protein MQRSRELPIHMQRNGFDPVPELNAIRQRDGVVRSTSPFGLDTWVVTRYADVRQVLSDWESFSNVLPGSPESGEGQAVMRSAGNVLVVDPPEHTRLRRTVASEFTSRRLNRLEPRITRIVNDHLDALERSGSSGDLVASFSIPVPSLVICELLGVPFEDREDFLRYTNGFLNTSFSAEERMALHAESHAHLARLAARNRVDPGEGLLGRMVLEHGDELSDAEIVGMVSLLLLVGHETTSDMLSLGTFALLRHPDQLDRLRRDPEIIDAAIEELLRWLTIAHTSTTKVATRQVEIAGHVINSGDLVICSLPAANRDPVLVARPDELDITRPPSRHVAFGHGPHHCIGAPLARLQLRIALPVLLSRFPSLKLAAEPEFRSGHLTHGLKSLPIAW; this is encoded by the coding sequence ATGCAACGGTCTCGGGAGCTCCCGATCCACATGCAGCGCAACGGATTCGACCCGGTACCAGAACTGAACGCGATCCGGCAGCGCGACGGCGTCGTGCGCAGCACCAGCCCGTTCGGACTGGACACCTGGGTGGTGACCCGCTACGCCGACGTCCGGCAGGTGCTCTCCGACTGGGAGAGCTTCAGCAACGTCCTGCCCGGCTCCCCGGAGTCCGGCGAAGGGCAGGCCGTGATGCGCAGCGCGGGCAACGTGCTCGTCGTCGACCCGCCCGAGCACACCAGGCTGCGGCGGACCGTCGCATCGGAGTTCACCTCCCGCCGGCTCAACCGGCTGGAGCCGCGCATCACCAGGATCGTCAACGACCACCTCGACGCCCTCGAACGCTCCGGATCTTCCGGCGACCTCGTCGCCTCGTTCTCGATTCCGGTGCCCTCGCTGGTCATCTGCGAGCTGCTCGGCGTCCCGTTCGAAGACCGGGAGGACTTCCTCCGGTACACCAACGGATTCCTCAACACCTCCTTCTCCGCCGAGGAACGCATGGCGCTGCACGCCGAGTCGCACGCGCACCTCGCCCGGCTCGCAGCCCGGAACCGGGTCGATCCGGGCGAGGGACTGCTGGGCCGGATGGTGCTCGAACACGGCGACGAGCTCAGCGACGCGGAGATCGTCGGCATGGTCAGCCTGCTGCTGCTGGTCGGGCACGAAACCACCTCCGACATGCTGTCGCTGGGCACGTTCGCGCTGCTGCGGCACCCCGATCAGCTCGACCGGCTGCGGCGGGACCCCGAGATCATCGACGCGGCGATCGAGGAGCTGCTGCGCTGGCTCACGATCGCGCACACCAGCACGACGAAGGTGGCCACCAGGCAGGTGGAGATCGCCGGGCACGTGATCAACTCTGGTGATCTGGTGATCTGCTCGCTCCCCGCGGCCAACCGGGACCCGGTCCTCGTCGCGCGGCCGGACGAGCTGGACATCACCCGTCCCCCGTCCCGGCACGTCGCGTTCGGGCACGGCCCGCACCACTGCATCGGCGCGCCGCTGGCCCGCCTGCAGCTGCGGATCGCGCTGCCCGTCCTGCTCTCGCGGTTCCCCAGCCTGAAGCTGGCCGCCGAGCCCGAGTTCCGCTCCGGCCACCTGACCCACGGTCTGAAATCCCTGCCGATCGCCTGGTGA
- a CDS encoding AAA family ATPase, with amino-acid sequence MDRPTLPEHLRLLLSDEPVLDVYAHGPWRVPDGLYQEIWERAEELNRDPAAERLAVELPEFYAEGTTVVGAELWCLLEFLLGTVAVRGGNAADVQCETLSGFVAQPWSPVRSWSWSAHAAVFRLPAEWLLTGAGDDPELREAAFDLARRCLDVFAGLEPVEARRQALIALHDLRAADPALAKQDLLAPVETLREAWAQRADESVLAALPELAGPAAYLDWACSGFLAAHQRLLERVPSAVSPGPVPDVGPGMEHEAVLAHLMLHADLVEVPVELALTTGRPMFETVQSMFAGYRATFNADRWHGQVLAWLGRAVLAGEVDVCRAWLDMAMRISGVVQGLPHGVVTPSCGILVRDFQQQLRVLAQPRRVRNPLAAKLTTGEDLPAAQEDPAAELVGQPELVSALRTELAAAQDGRAVRMLLTGPESTGRGTALRLLRGALLKAGAQRQEMWVSEAEFASLDVSNAVVHLQQKTYALGSRDLLVLHGLDRLAGLEWSGAALLEELRRLLSRVPDLHVIAVCRAGGADRVGEVNPALLQQFRVAATRAFTEDERVELFRRAVARREAVVADDAAREGARLAAAGQQNLRGARLVEHLAERGVEAARARSGGGRLEVLRRDLPESPVRGAGFADCVGLESVRRELDQVLAEVRAAELRREAGMPEAIRPRHLVFTGSTGTGKTTAAGILGRMCADLGVLSSGHLVVVDCADLAGRHLAEAAVGVQRAIDQASGGVLCIEDAGTLARPGIDLDHSRNRGVIDALLAGLQARPDDLLVVLCGPDAAVNGLLKATPELAARFPKVVRFPDLTDEQVVELFERKAAEAGFTVATGVRAKVARLVRASRRTAAMTNGRLAVHLLERTISAQSRRILAGRKPRAVNRIVAADVPDTSVERVRTDLPEDPLALIDDLVGLESVKREVRLLVAEAEADRLRRGAGLALGSRMRHLVFTGNPGTAKTTVARLVAAVYAKLGLLSSGHLVEVSHADLIAQYIGQTAPKVRAAVDSALGGVLFIDEAYALTPPDGRQSYGPEAIAELLRLMEEHRDDLVVIAAGYESRMVEFLRTNPGLASRFPSVVHFPDYAESELLAIFERMAGSAGFALADGVGAEVRGILRAAKRDESFGNGRVVRNLLDRAIALQGERITATEHDPAEVRLLRPADLAGVRISQLATGDDRFGQYL; translated from the coding sequence GTGGACCGACCGACGTTGCCCGAGCACCTGCGACTGCTGCTGTCCGATGAACCCGTGCTGGACGTGTACGCCCACGGCCCGTGGCGGGTTCCGGACGGGCTGTACCAGGAGATCTGGGAGCGCGCGGAGGAGCTCAACCGGGATCCGGCCGCCGAGCGGCTGGCGGTGGAGCTGCCGGAGTTCTACGCCGAGGGCACCACGGTCGTCGGTGCCGAGCTGTGGTGCCTGCTGGAGTTCCTGCTCGGCACGGTGGCGGTGCGCGGCGGCAACGCCGCCGACGTGCAGTGCGAGACGCTGAGCGGGTTCGTGGCCCAGCCGTGGTCGCCGGTGCGCAGCTGGTCGTGGAGCGCGCACGCGGCGGTGTTCCGGCTTCCCGCGGAGTGGCTGCTGACCGGTGCCGGTGACGATCCGGAGCTGCGGGAGGCGGCGTTCGACCTGGCCCGCCGCTGCCTGGACGTCTTCGCCGGGCTCGAACCCGTCGAGGCGCGCAGGCAGGCGCTGATCGCCCTGCACGACCTGCGCGCCGCCGATCCGGCGCTGGCCAAGCAGGATCTCCTCGCCCCGGTCGAGACGCTTCGGGAGGCGTGGGCGCAGCGGGCGGACGAATCGGTGCTGGCCGCGCTGCCCGAACTCGCCGGCCCGGCCGCCTACCTGGACTGGGCGTGCTCGGGTTTCCTGGCCGCGCACCAGCGGCTGCTGGAGCGGGTGCCGAGCGCGGTGAGCCCCGGCCCGGTGCCCGACGTCGGTCCCGGCATGGAGCACGAGGCCGTGCTGGCGCACCTGATGCTGCACGCGGATCTGGTGGAAGTGCCGGTGGAGCTCGCGCTGACCACCGGGCGCCCGATGTTCGAGACCGTGCAGAGCATGTTCGCCGGCTACCGGGCGACGTTCAACGCCGACCGGTGGCACGGCCAGGTGCTGGCCTGGCTCGGGCGCGCGGTGCTGGCCGGTGAGGTCGACGTCTGCCGCGCCTGGCTCGACATGGCGATGCGGATCAGCGGAGTGGTGCAGGGGCTGCCGCACGGCGTGGTGACGCCGAGCTGCGGCATCCTGGTCCGCGATTTCCAGCAGCAGCTGCGGGTGCTCGCCCAGCCGCGCCGGGTCCGCAACCCGCTGGCGGCGAAGCTGACCACCGGCGAGGACCTGCCGGCGGCGCAAGAAGATCCGGCCGCCGAGCTGGTGGGGCAGCCGGAGCTGGTGTCGGCGCTGCGCACCGAGCTGGCCGCTGCCCAGGACGGCCGTGCGGTGCGAATGTTGTTGACGGGCCCGGAAAGCACCGGCCGCGGCACCGCGCTGCGATTGCTGCGCGGTGCCTTGCTCAAGGCCGGTGCGCAGCGGCAGGAGATGTGGGTCTCCGAGGCGGAGTTCGCCAGCCTGGACGTCAGCAACGCCGTGGTGCACCTGCAGCAGAAGACCTACGCCCTCGGTTCGCGGGATCTGCTGGTGCTGCACGGCCTCGACCGGCTGGCGGGCCTGGAGTGGTCCGGGGCGGCGTTGCTGGAGGAGCTGCGGCGGCTGCTGAGCCGGGTGCCGGACCTGCACGTCATCGCGGTGTGCCGGGCCGGGGGCGCGGACCGGGTGGGTGAGGTGAATCCCGCGCTGCTGCAGCAGTTCCGGGTCGCCGCCACCCGGGCGTTCACGGAGGACGAGCGCGTGGAGCTGTTCCGGCGCGCGGTGGCCCGGCGGGAAGCGGTGGTCGCCGACGACGCCGCCCGGGAGGGCGCGCGGCTGGCGGCGGCCGGGCAGCAGAACCTGCGCGGCGCGCGCCTGGTCGAGCACCTGGCCGAGCGCGGTGTCGAAGCGGCACGGGCCCGCAGCGGCGGCGGCCGGCTGGAGGTGCTGCGCCGAGATCTGCCGGAATCCCCGGTCCGCGGTGCGGGTTTCGCCGACTGCGTCGGCCTGGAGTCGGTCCGCCGCGAGCTGGACCAGGTGCTGGCCGAGGTGCGGGCGGCGGAGCTGCGCCGGGAGGCCGGGATGCCGGAGGCGATCCGCCCGCGGCACCTGGTGTTCACCGGTTCGACCGGGACCGGGAAGACGACCGCCGCCGGGATCCTGGGCCGGATGTGCGCCGATCTCGGCGTGCTGTCGTCGGGACACCTCGTGGTGGTCGACTGCGCGGACCTGGCCGGGCGGCACCTGGCGGAGGCGGCCGTCGGCGTGCAGCGCGCGATCGACCAGGCCTCGGGCGGCGTGCTGTGCATCGAGGACGCGGGCACGCTGGCCCGCCCCGGCATCGATCTCGACCACTCCCGCAACCGGGGTGTGATCGATGCGCTGCTGGCCGGCCTGCAGGCGCGCCCGGACGACCTGCTGGTGGTGCTGTGCGGTCCGGACGCGGCGGTGAACGGGCTGCTCAAGGCGACCCCGGAGCTGGCGGCCCGCTTCCCGAAGGTGGTGCGCTTCCCGGACCTGACCGACGAGCAGGTCGTGGAGCTGTTCGAGCGCAAGGCCGCCGAAGCGGGTTTCACCGTGGCGACCGGAGTGCGGGCGAAGGTGGCCAGGCTGGTCCGCGCCTCCCGCCGCACCGCGGCGATGACCAACGGCCGCCTGGCCGTGCACCTGCTGGAGCGCACGATCTCCGCGCAGTCCCGGCGGATCCTGGCCGGCCGGAAACCGCGCGCGGTCAACCGGATCGTGGCCGCCGACGTCCCGGACACCTCGGTGGAGCGGGTGCGCACCGACCTCCCGGAGGACCCGCTGGCGCTGATCGACGACCTGGTCGGCCTGGAGTCGGTCAAGCGCGAGGTGCGGCTGCTGGTGGCGGAGGCCGAAGCGGACCGGCTGCGCCGCGGCGCGGGGCTGGCGCTGGGCTCGCGCATGCGGCACCTGGTGTTCACCGGCAACCCGGGCACGGCCAAGACGACGGTGGCCAGGCTGGTCGCGGCGGTGTACGCCAAGCTCGGCCTGCTGTCCTCCGGGCACCTGGTGGAGGTCTCGCACGCCGACCTGATCGCCCAGTACATCGGCCAGACCGCGCCGAAGGTCCGCGCCGCGGTGGACAGCGCGCTGGGCGGGGTGCTGTTCATCGACGAGGCCTACGCGCTGACCCCGCCGGACGGCAGGCAGTCCTACGGCCCGGAGGCGATCGCCGAGCTGCTGCGGCTGATGGAGGAGCACCGCGACGACCTGGTGGTGATCGCGGCGGGCTACGAGAGCCGGATGGTGGAGTTCCTGCGCACCAACCCGGGCCTGGCCTCCCGGTTCCCCTCCGTGGTGCACTTCCCGGACTACGCCGAGTCCGAACTTCTCGCGATCTTCGAGCGGATGGCGGGCAGCGCCGGGTTCGCCCTGGCCGACGGCGTCGGCGCGGAGGTCCGCGGCATCCTGCGCGCGGCCAAGCGCGACGAGTCCTTCGGCAACGGCCGCGTGGTGCGCAACCTGCTGGACCGGGCGATCGCCTTGCAGGGCGAGCGGATCACCGCCACCGAGCACGACCCGGCGGAAGTCCGCCTGCTGCGCCCGGCCGACCTGGCGGGCGTGCGGATCAGCCAGCTGGCCACCGGGGACGACCGCTTCGGCCAGTACCTGTGA
- a CDS encoding quinone oxidoreductase family protein, translating to MPATMIALFGGTGPEWEAREVPVPDAGPGQVLVRVRAAALNNADAQVLAAADPSSGGAGEPYQAGYEFAGEVCAVGPGVTGVLVGERVMGTQPRSFAQYVRADHRHVLPIPGAAGYEEAASLPTGLLTEHGALCLGAFRAGQSVLITGAASAIGLLGVQIAKVLGASTVVGTTRTASKEALLASAGADVVVVGPGEDLTEEVLEATGGEGVDVVLDHVGGRLFAACLPATRVDGHLVNIGRLDRAESTINLDHLSYRHLHLRGVSFGFGRPAELGEVLAGLVPEVLPAVAEGRIRPVVDEVFPLARAAEALDRLRTGEALGKIVLAMP from the coding sequence ATGCCCGCGACGATGATCGCGCTGTTCGGCGGCACCGGCCCCGAGTGGGAGGCCCGGGAGGTCCCGGTGCCCGACGCCGGGCCCGGTCAGGTGCTGGTGCGCGTGCGCGCGGCGGCGCTGAACAACGCCGACGCCCAGGTGCTGGCCGCCGCCGATCCCTCCTCCGGCGGCGCGGGCGAGCCGTACCAGGCCGGGTACGAGTTCGCCGGTGAGGTCTGCGCCGTGGGGCCGGGTGTCACCGGCGTGCTGGTGGGGGAGCGGGTGATGGGCACCCAGCCGCGCAGCTTCGCCCAGTACGTCCGCGCGGATCACCGGCACGTGCTGCCCATTCCCGGCGCGGCCGGGTACGAGGAGGCCGCCTCGCTGCCGACCGGCCTGCTCACCGAGCACGGCGCGCTGTGCCTGGGCGCGTTCCGGGCCGGTCAGTCGGTGCTCATCACCGGTGCCGCTTCGGCGATCGGGCTGCTCGGCGTGCAGATCGCCAAGGTGCTCGGAGCTTCGACGGTCGTGGGCACCACCCGGACGGCGTCGAAGGAGGCGCTGCTGGCCAGCGCGGGAGCGGACGTGGTCGTCGTCGGCCCGGGCGAGGACCTGACCGAGGAGGTGCTGGAGGCCACCGGCGGTGAGGGCGTGGACGTGGTGCTCGACCACGTGGGCGGACGGCTCTTCGCGGCCTGCCTGCCGGCCACCCGCGTCGACGGGCACCTGGTCAACATCGGCCGCCTGGACCGGGCGGAGTCCACGATCAACCTGGACCACCTGTCCTACCGGCACCTGCACCTGCGCGGCGTCTCGTTCGGCTTCGGACGGCCCGCCGAGCTGGGCGAGGTGCTCGCCGGGCTCGTGCCGGAGGTGCTGCCCGCGGTGGCCGAGGGCCGGATCAGACCGGTCGTCGACGAGGTCTTCCCGTTGGCCAGAGCCGCCGAAGCCCTCGACCGGCTGCGCACCGGTGAGGCGCTCGGCAAGATCGTGCTGGCCATGCCCTGA